In Flavobacterium endoglycinae, one DNA window encodes the following:
- a CDS encoding ABC-F family ATP-binding cassette domain-containing protein encodes MNYLSVENISKSFGERVLFDNISFGINKDQKIAFIAKNGSGKTTIMSIINGLEEPDTGQVVLRKGIRMAFLSQDNNLQDELTIEESIFASDNETLKVIEAYEKALENPNDEEAYQKAFDAMDQHNAWDFETQYKQILFKLKLEDFKLKVKNLSGGQKKRLSLAIILINRPDLLILDEPTNHLDLEMIEWLESYFAKENITLFMVTHDRFFLERVCNEIIELDNGKLYQYKGNYSYYLQKKEERITSENASIDKAKNLFVKELEWMRRQPKARTTKSKSRQDDFYIIKEKAQSRRKENKVELEINMERMGSKIIELHKLSKKFKDRVILDNFSFDFQRGERIGIIGKNGTGKSTFLNLLTGTIPPDSGRVVKGDTIKVGYYTQSGINPKPGQRVIDIIKEYGEYIPLTKGKIISASQLLERFLFDAKKQYDYVEKLSGGELKRLYLCTVLIQNPNFLILDEPTNDLDIVTLNVLESFLLDYPGCLLVVSHDRYFMDKIVDHLFVFRGQGEIENFPGNYSDFRAYEDSADVTQKEENKAEKKDWKQNNPTGNLSFNEQKEYQKIEREIKDLEIEKAKIEQLFSDGKVADADIEKKANELQNIINKIEAKEERWFELSAKIEG; translated from the coding sequence GTGAATTACTTATCTGTAGAAAATATATCGAAGTCATTTGGAGAAAGAGTCCTTTTTGACAACATTTCGTTTGGAATCAACAAAGACCAAAAAATTGCTTTTATTGCCAAAAATGGTTCTGGTAAAACCACTATTATGAGTATTATTAATGGTTTGGAAGAGCCAGATACTGGACAAGTGGTTTTGCGAAAAGGAATCAGAATGGCATTTCTTTCTCAAGATAATAACCTGCAAGATGAACTTACGATTGAAGAAAGTATTTTCGCATCAGACAATGAAACACTGAAGGTAATTGAAGCTTACGAAAAAGCACTCGAAAACCCAAATGACGAAGAAGCGTATCAAAAAGCTTTTGATGCCATGGATCAGCACAATGCGTGGGATTTCGAAACGCAGTACAAACAGATTTTATTCAAACTAAAATTGGAAGATTTTAAACTAAAAGTAAAAAATCTTTCAGGAGGACAAAAAAAGCGTCTTTCATTGGCCATAATCTTAATTAATCGACCAGATTTATTGATTTTGGATGAGCCAACCAACCATTTAGATCTTGAAATGATCGAATGGCTGGAAAGTTATTTTGCAAAAGAAAACATTACGTTGTTTATGGTAACGCACGACCGTTTCTTTTTGGAACGTGTGTGTAATGAAATTATCGAATTAGACAACGGAAAATTATACCAATACAAAGGAAATTACTCGTATTACTTACAGAAAAAAGAAGAAAGAATTACTTCTGAAAATGCGAGTATTGACAAAGCCAAAAACCTTTTTGTAAAAGAATTAGAATGGATGCGCCGCCAGCCGAAAGCGCGAACAACCAAATCTAAATCACGTCAGGACGATTTTTACATTATTAAGGAAAAAGCACAAAGCCGACGTAAAGAAAACAAAGTCGAGCTTGAAATTAATATGGAAAGAATGGGAAGCAAAATTATCGAGCTTCACAAACTTTCTAAAAAATTCAAAGACCGAGTTATTCTCGACAACTTCAGTTTTGATTTCCAGCGCGGCGAAAGAATCGGGATTATTGGTAAAAACGGAACCGGTAAATCGACTTTCTTAAACTTGCTTACAGGCACAATTCCGCCAGACAGCGGACGTGTTGTAAAAGGCGATACTATAAAAGTTGGCTATTACACGCAATCTGGAATTAATCCAAAACCGGGTCAGCGAGTTATTGATATTATTAAAGAATACGGCGAATACATTCCGCTGACAAAAGGAAAGATTATTTCGGCTTCGCAATTATTGGAACGTTTCCTTTTTGATGCCAAAAAACAATACGATTATGTCGAAAAATTAAGCGGTGGAGAATTAAAACGTTTGTATTTATGTACCGTTTTAATTCAAAATCCGAACTTCTTGATTCTCGATGAGCCTACAAACGATTTGGACATTGTAACTTTAAACGTTTTGGAAAGTTTCTTATTAGATTATCCGGGCTGTTTATTGGTGGTTTCTCACGATCGCTATTTTATGGATAAAATTGTCGATCATTTATTTGTTTTTAGAGGACAAGGCGAAATCGAAAACTTCCCAGGAAACTATTCTGATTTCCGTGCTTACGAAGACAGCGCAGATGTTACTCAAAAAGAAGAAAACAAAGCTGAGAAAAAAGACTGGAAACAAAATAACCCAACCGGAAATCTAAGCTTTAACGAACAGAAAGAATATCAAAAAATCGAACGCGAAATCAAAGATTTAGAAATCGAAAAAGCCAAAATCGAACAGCTTTTCTCTGATGGAAAAGTTGCTGATGCTGATATCGAGAAAAAAGCCAACGAACTTCAAAACATAATCAATAAAATTGAAGCAAAAGAAGAAAGATGGTTTGAGCTTTCTGCAAAAATTGAAGGATAG
- a CDS encoding T9SS C-terminal target domain-containing protein: MNRFILFVFFSCFSAYTQNSGCTDSLAKNYNSAAIENDGSCTYENLKIKPEYSIKLSDSIKETSGLIAFNNLLWTHNDDHDKTIYGLDSLGKIKKKIVLEQVTNHDWEEISQDSLHLYIGDFGNNYTGSRTDLHILKIDKNSFFTQNPIIETISFSYSDQTDLSSQKPNTTNFDCEAFIVSRDSIYLFTKQWTSSKTNIYVLPKQSGNHIAQLKGTIDTKGLVTGAVYVEDKKLVVLCGYSKVGKSFLYLLYDFKNSDFTSGNQRRIDLKLPFHQIEGITTKDGIHYFITNESLVRKPIINTPQQMHYLDLGSVLNSYLHK; this comes from the coding sequence GTGAACAGGTTTATTTTATTCGTTTTTTTCAGTTGTTTCAGTGCTTATACACAAAATTCTGGCTGTACAGATTCTTTGGCAAAAAACTACAATTCTGCAGCAATCGAAAATGACGGAAGTTGTACCTACGAAAACTTAAAAATAAAACCAGAATATTCGATAAAGTTAAGTGATTCTATAAAAGAAACATCTGGTTTAATTGCGTTTAACAATTTGCTTTGGACACATAATGACGATCACGACAAAACAATTTACGGCTTAGATTCTTTAGGAAAAATCAAAAAGAAAATTGTTCTAGAACAAGTAACCAACCATGACTGGGAAGAAATATCGCAAGACAGTTTACATTTGTACATTGGCGATTTTGGAAATAATTACACTGGAAGCCGAACTGATCTTCATATTTTAAAAATCGATAAAAATTCTTTTTTTACCCAAAATCCAATTATTGAAACCATCTCTTTCAGCTATTCGGATCAAACAGATTTATCTTCACAAAAACCAAATACCACCAATTTTGACTGTGAAGCTTTTATTGTTTCAAGAGATAGTATTTATTTGTTTACCAAACAGTGGACTTCTTCAAAAACTAACATTTATGTGCTGCCTAAACAGTCTGGAAATCACATTGCACAATTGAAAGGCACAATTGATACAAAAGGTTTAGTGACAGGCGCCGTTTATGTAGAAGATAAAAAACTTGTTGTCCTCTGCGGATATTCAAAAGTTGGAAAATCATTTCTGTATCTTTTATATGATTTCAAAAACTCTGATTTCACTTCGGGAAACCAACGCCGAATTGATTTAAAACTGCCTTTTCATCAAATAGAAGGAATTACAACCAAAGACGGAATTCATTATTTTATTACAAACGAATCACTCGTTCGCAAACCTATTATAAACACGCCGCAGCAAATGCATTATTTAGATTTGGGTTCGGTACTCAATTCGTATCTCCATAAATAA